The Halopseudomonas sabulinigri genome window below encodes:
- a CDS encoding response regulator — protein sequence MKNRSILLVEDNADDVALMLHALKSNRISNQISVAEDGEQALHMLFADAVEPAKQPALILLDLNLPKVEGLEVLRQLRAHVDTRLIPVVVLTSSLEQSDLHNAYGCGANSYVRKPVDFEEFVQVTRDLGHYWLQLNYPALEA from the coding sequence ATGAAAAACCGATCCATACTTCTGGTCGAAGACAACGCCGACGATGTAGCGCTGATGCTGCACGCACTGAAAAGTAACCGGATTTCCAACCAGATCAGCGTTGCCGAAGACGGTGAGCAAGCGCTGCACATGCTGTTTGCCGACGCAGTGGAACCGGCCAAACAGCCCGCCCTGATCTTGCTGGATCTCAATCTGCCCAAGGTAGAGGGCCTTGAGGTACTACGACAGCTGCGCGCCCATGTCGACACACGTCTGATACCGGTTGTGGTGCTCACGTCGTCGCTGGAGCAAAGCGATCTTCATAACGCCTATGGATGTGGCGCCAACAGCTACGTACGCAAGCCGGTCGACTTCGAGGAGTTTGTTCAAGTCACCCGCGATCTTGGACACTACTGGCTACAACTCAACTACCCGGCACTGGAAGCCTAG
- a CDS encoding sensor histidine kinase, giving the protein MPTKIKPRQSVGYYFLVIWIPLVIIALLAIALLIRSNIEARTIVAHTEQRAQIQNAVQLLENSIGGIRSDALYLATLARLAPSPTHPLPELADNTHALVSFMQFNPQYDQLRLLDPQGLEQVRVERQNDRVVINPAQQLQNKAQRYYVQAGLRLGPGQLYFSPFDLNVEHGEIERPLNPTIRVATPVANERGETAGLLVMNYRGAALLEAMAALDSPRTGQLWLVNQNGYWLKGPTPEQEWGFMLSGLEAQSLAKQNITLWSQLIQPTQLGELTYHDAHYSFASIDLMPSESPDFEQALGRLHVVCRLSAEQLDALISPLKTGLLQAGALIVLLSAGLAYLLARSLAQRWHTESSLQDSEAKFRAMIEAAPDAIIITDTDGTIVLLNEQAIRLFEYTQLELLGQKVEVLLPEELRKGHIQHRQGYVSAPRPRLMGSGLRLQAKRKDGSELPVEVSLSPIRTPSETLVFCAIRDVTERRETEDKIKHLNNGLTAQNNELQVVNRELEAFSYSVSHDLRAPLRAIDGFSQILSTSLSDKLDEQEADYFNRIRKAAQKMSKLIDDLLLLARVSRADVLSAEVNLSSLAESAVQNLRELQPEREIEVQIQQGIRVEGDLALLQVTVQNLIGNAWKFTGKTEHPQIQVGTEIQGEEEVIFFRDNGAGFDMNYADKLFVPFQRLHSGNDFPGSGVGLATIERIMAKLHGRIWATSITGQGATFFLKLKLVRDRP; this is encoded by the coding sequence ATGCCTACAAAGATAAAACCGCGTCAAAGCGTGGGTTATTACTTTCTGGTGATCTGGATTCCTCTGGTCATCATTGCACTGCTGGCCATAGCGCTGCTGATTCGCAGCAATATTGAAGCAAGGACCATCGTTGCGCATACCGAGCAACGTGCGCAGATTCAAAATGCCGTGCAGCTGCTCGAAAACAGCATCGGTGGCATCCGTAGCGATGCGCTCTATCTGGCAACACTAGCGCGACTGGCACCGTCGCCGACGCACCCCCTCCCTGAGCTGGCAGACAACACCCACGCGCTGGTCTCCTTCATGCAGTTCAACCCGCAATACGATCAGCTGCGCCTGCTGGACCCACAAGGGCTTGAGCAGGTTCGCGTCGAGCGGCAAAACGACCGAGTCGTCATCAATCCGGCACAGCAACTGCAGAACAAGGCCCAGCGCTACTATGTGCAGGCGGGCCTGCGCCTGGGGCCCGGCCAGCTGTACTTCTCCCCCTTCGACCTGAATGTTGAACACGGCGAGATAGAGCGCCCCCTGAACCCGACCATCCGGGTCGCTACGCCGGTCGCCAACGAACGGGGCGAGACCGCCGGCCTGTTGGTAATGAATTACCGCGGCGCTGCCCTGCTTGAGGCCATGGCGGCGCTGGATTCACCCCGTACCGGGCAACTCTGGCTGGTCAACCAGAATGGCTACTGGCTCAAGGGCCCGACACCCGAGCAGGAATGGGGTTTCATGCTGTCAGGGCTCGAGGCTCAAAGTCTGGCCAAACAAAATATCACGCTGTGGAGCCAACTCATCCAGCCCACACAACTGGGCGAGCTGACTTATCACGACGCGCACTATAGCTTTGCCTCGATTGACCTGATGCCCAGCGAGAGCCCCGATTTTGAACAGGCACTGGGGCGTCTGCATGTGGTGTGTCGCCTTTCCGCAGAGCAACTGGATGCACTCATAAGCCCGCTGAAAACAGGGCTATTGCAGGCCGGCGCGCTGATTGTGCTGCTGTCGGCGGGCCTGGCCTACTTGCTGGCCCGCTCGCTCGCGCAACGTTGGCACACCGAATCCAGTCTGCAGGACAGCGAAGCCAAATTTCGCGCCATGATCGAGGCGGCACCTGACGCCATCATTATCACCGATACCGATGGCACCATCGTACTGCTGAACGAGCAGGCCATTCGATTGTTTGAGTATACGCAGCTTGAGCTGCTCGGCCAGAAGGTTGAAGTTCTGCTGCCAGAGGAACTGCGCAAGGGCCATATTCAGCACCGCCAGGGCTATGTCAGCGCCCCACGACCACGCCTTATGGGCTCGGGCTTGCGGTTGCAAGCCAAGCGCAAGGACGGCAGCGAACTTCCCGTCGAGGTGAGTCTGAGCCCTATTCGCACGCCATCGGAGACACTGGTGTTCTGCGCCATACGCGACGTGACCGAACGCCGTGAGACCGAAGACAAGATCAAACACCTGAACAATGGCCTGACCGCACAGAATAACGAACTGCAGGTAGTAAACCGCGAGCTGGAGGCTTTCAGCTACTCGGTCTCCCACGACCTGCGAGCGCCGTTGCGCGCCATTGATGGCTTCAGCCAGATTCTATCCACCAGCCTCTCCGACAAACTGGATGAGCAGGAGGCGGACTACTTCAACCGGATCCGCAAGGCAGCGCAAAAAATGAGCAAGCTGATCGATGATCTGCTGCTGCTCGCACGCGTCTCCCGCGCTGATGTGCTGTCAGCCGAGGTCAACCTGAGCAGCCTGGCAGAGAGCGCCGTGCAAAACCTCAGGGAGCTGCAGCCCGAGCGCGAGATCGAGGTACAGATTCAGCAAGGGATACGGGTGGAAGGCGACCTGGCGCTGCTGCAGGTCACGGTCCAGAACCTGATTGGCAATGCCTGGAAGTTTACCGGCAAGACCGAGCATCCCCAGATACAGGTGGGGACCGAAATCCAGGGTGAAGAAGAGGTTATTTTCTTCCGTGACAACGGCGCGGGCTTCGATATGAACTACGCTGATAAGCTCTTCGTCCCGTTTCAACGGCTGCACAGTGGCAATGATTTTCCCGGCAGCGGTGTCGGCCTGGCAACCATCGAACGAATAATGGCCAAACTGCATGGCCGCATCTGGGCCACGTCGATCACTGGACAGGGCGCGACATTCTTTCTCAAACTAAAGTTGGTAAGGGATAGACCATGA
- a CDS encoding Lnb N-terminal periplasmic domain-containing protein, translating to MLLSLVLLLALLLNAWVLLALWFHRPHRVQLRYVPIALWLLLWITSVVCLWRGNYLQAVLWLAAGLTPVLLWWRGLLPTGQGDWADDVAYTTTGALDGDTLSLQRVREFRWLSCSEYEQVWSSREYQLSELQSVDMITSFWGLRPIAHVLVSFGFGDDRYLTFSVEIRRKRCEEFSVLGGFFKHFELNIVASDERDMVRVRTNCRDEDAYLYRTRISPEHGRELLLGYVAAANTLAVEPRFYHTLKANCTTIVYAFAKRTYPGLPLDYRLLLSGYLDEYVFARGGLQQGYSLAELRQRGCITERARAAGDAADFSRRIREGVPGCNGTASPTI from the coding sequence ATGCTTTTGAGTCTTGTATTGCTGCTGGCACTCTTGCTTAACGCCTGGGTGTTGCTCGCCCTGTGGTTTCATCGCCCGCATCGGGTGCAGTTGCGCTATGTGCCCATCGCACTTTGGCTGCTGCTGTGGATCACCTCGGTCGTTTGCCTGTGGCGCGGCAATTACCTGCAGGCCGTGCTCTGGCTGGCTGCCGGCCTGACGCCAGTGCTGCTGTGGTGGCGGGGCCTGTTGCCAACGGGGCAGGGCGACTGGGCAGACGATGTAGCCTATACCACGACTGGCGCCCTTGACGGCGATACCCTCAGCCTACAGCGCGTACGTGAGTTTCGCTGGCTTAGCTGCAGCGAGTATGAGCAGGTCTGGAGCAGCCGCGAGTATCAATTGTCCGAGCTGCAGAGCGTGGACATGATCACCTCATTCTGGGGATTGCGGCCAATTGCCCATGTGCTGGTGTCCTTCGGCTTTGGCGACGACCGTTATCTCACCTTTTCGGTTGAAATACGCCGCAAGCGCTGCGAGGAGTTTTCGGTGCTGGGTGGGTTTTTCAAACATTTCGAATTGAATATCGTAGCCAGTGACGAGCGCGATATGGTGCGCGTGCGTACCAATTGCCGTGACGAAGATGCCTATCTTTATCGCACGCGGATTTCCCCGGAGCATGGCCGCGAACTCTTGCTGGGCTATGTTGCGGCGGCCAATACGCTGGCCGTTGAGCCGCGCTTCTACCACACGCTGAAAGCCAACTGCACCACCATCGTCTACGCCTTTGCCAAGCGCACCTACCCTGGGTTGCCGCTGGATTACCGGCTGTTGCTCAGTGGCTACCTCGATGAGTATGTGTTTGCCCGTGGCGGACTGCAGCAAGGTTATTCCCTGGCGGAGTTGCGTCAGCGTGGCTGTATTACCGAGCGGGCACGTGCGGCAGGCGACGCCGCGGACTTTTCTCGCCGTATTCGTGAGGGCGTGCCCGGCTGCAACGGCACGGCAAGCCCGACAATCTAA
- a CDS encoding glutamine amidotransferase-related protein gives MMKVGLLQCDDVREDLRAVHGNYLEMFERPLRARLPDMDYRVYRAHDGELPSSVDSCDVYLTTGSKFGVYDGLPWIDALQTFVLQLWTAGKPLVGICFGHQLMARTLGGQVLKSLKGWGVGMSFNDVLVHKQWMKPATSALDLIVSHQDQVVQLPPQAEVLASSDFCPYYLLQYGEHFLSVQGHPEFCKAYSADLMTAREASIPPTRLRAGRASLAAEVDDQVMLDWIVSFLQYAR, from the coding sequence ATGATGAAAGTCGGCTTATTGCAGTGTGATGATGTGCGTGAAGACTTGCGGGCAGTACACGGAAACTATCTCGAGATGTTTGAACGGCCGCTGCGGGCGCGTTTGCCGGACATGGACTATCGGGTTTACCGCGCGCACGACGGCGAGTTGCCTTCGAGCGTGGATAGCTGTGACGTCTACCTGACCACCGGCAGCAAGTTTGGAGTCTACGACGGATTGCCCTGGATTGACGCGTTGCAAACTTTTGTACTGCAACTCTGGACCGCCGGAAAGCCGCTTGTGGGTATCTGCTTTGGTCATCAATTGATGGCCAGAACGCTGGGCGGCCAGGTGCTCAAATCGCTAAAGGGCTGGGGTGTGGGCATGTCTTTCAACGACGTACTGGTACACAAGCAATGGATGAAACCGGCGACCAGTGCGCTCGACCTGATTGTCAGCCATCAGGACCAGGTGGTGCAGTTACCGCCGCAAGCCGAAGTCTTGGCCAGCAGCGACTTCTGCCCCTATTACCTGCTGCAGTACGGCGAGCATTTTCTCAGCGTGCAGGGCCATCCCGAGTTCTGCAAGGCCTATTCAGCCGACCTGATGACCGCGCGCGAAGCCAGCATACCGCCCACGCGGCTGCGCGCCGGGCGCGCTTCGCTGGCCGCCGAGGTGGATGATCAGGTGATGCTCGACTGGATCGTTAGCTTTCTGCAGTACGCCCGTTAA
- the arfB gene encoding alternative ribosome rescue aminoacyl-tRNA hydrolase ArfB, with protein MIVLSNEVQLGDWEVDISAVRSQGAGGQNVNKVASAIHLRFDIQRSSLPPFYKERLLRLSDQRITKDGVIIIKAQQFRTQEMNRDDAIERLRELILSAIVVQKKRRPTRPTRGSQVRRVDSKVKRGQAKQLRGRVDI; from the coding sequence ATGATTGTTCTGTCCAACGAGGTTCAACTGGGAGACTGGGAGGTGGATATTTCCGCCGTCCGCTCTCAGGGTGCGGGCGGCCAGAACGTCAACAAGGTGGCCAGCGCCATCCATCTGCGCTTTGACATTCAACGTTCCAGTCTGCCGCCGTTCTACAAGGAGCGGTTGTTGCGCCTGTCTGATCAGCGCATCACCAAGGACGGCGTGATTATCATCAAGGCGCAGCAGTTCCGTACTCAGGAGATGAACCGTGACGACGCGATCGAGCGTCTGCGTGAGCTGATTCTCAGCGCGATAGTGGTGCAAAAGAAGCGCCGGCCGACACGCCCGACCCGTGGTTCTCAGGTAAGGCGAGTGGACAGCAAGGTAAAGCGGGGGCAGGCCAAGCAGTTGCGTGGGAGGGTAGACATTTAG
- a CDS encoding PA4780 family RIO1-like protein kinase gives MKIPKRLQPLVEDGLIDEVIRPLMSGKEAAVFVVRCGDEIRCAKVYKEAAKRSFKQAVLYQEGRKVRNSRRARAMEKGSKFGRDQQESAWQNAEVDALYRLAAIGARVPTPYGCFDGVLLMELVTDDDGDVAPRLNDVSMSAEQAREDHAVVMEYVKLMLCAGLVHGDLSEFNVLVDAYGPVIIDLPQAVDAAANNNARKMLDRDVRNMTEYYGQYAPDLLDSRYAAEMWSLYEEGKLTPETELTGHFADPEGEADVDSVVAEIRAVLEEEAARQERLRDAEEED, from the coding sequence ATGAAGATCCCCAAGCGTTTGCAACCACTGGTAGAAGACGGCCTCATCGACGAGGTCATACGTCCCCTGATGAGCGGCAAGGAAGCCGCCGTCTTCGTTGTTCGCTGCGGGGATGAGATTCGCTGCGCCAAGGTCTACAAGGAAGCCGCCAAGCGCAGTTTCAAACAGGCCGTGCTCTATCAGGAAGGCCGCAAGGTGCGCAATTCACGCCGCGCCCGCGCAATGGAAAAGGGCTCCAAATTCGGTCGCGACCAACAGGAGTCGGCTTGGCAGAATGCCGAAGTAGACGCGCTCTATCGCCTCGCTGCCATCGGTGCCCGCGTGCCTACGCCCTATGGCTGCTTCGACGGCGTACTGCTGATGGAACTGGTCACCGATGATGACGGTGATGTCGCCCCCCGCCTTAATGATGTCTCCATGTCGGCCGAACAGGCACGTGAGGACCATGCCGTGGTCATGGAGTACGTCAAACTGATGCTTTGCGCCGGCCTGGTACACGGCGATCTCTCCGAATTCAATGTACTGGTGGACGCCTACGGCCCGGTCATCATCGACCTGCCGCAGGCCGTGGACGCCGCCGCCAACAACAACGCGCGCAAGATGCTGGACCGCGATGTGCGCAACATGACCGAGTATTACGGTCAGTACGCTCCCGACCTGCTCGACAGTCGTTATGCTGCCGAGATGTGGTCTTTGTACGAAGAAGGCAAGCTCACACCGGAAACGGAGCTTACCGGGCATTTTGCTGATCCCGAGGGAGAAGCTGACGTAGACAGCGTAGTAGCAGAGATTCGGGCGGTGCTGGAGGAGGAAGCCGCTCGGCAGGAACGCTTGCGGGATGCAGAAGAGGAAGATTGA
- a CDS encoding alkaline phosphatase D family protein yields the protein MAGFTRRDFLRASALALGGVVVSTGLQGCLSSSSSSSDATPARQLAFEHGIASGDPLADRIMIWTRVTPKDSSTADVEVSWEVASDAAFTDLLHSGTASTGEARDYTLKVDVQNLTPGQSYFYRFKAADQVSAAGKMKTLPATGIEQVRFAVLSCSNFPAGYFHAYSQAAQESDLDAVLHLGDYIYEYGTGGYATEDAAALGRSLPQDNNGELFSLEDYRKRYALYRGDADLQALHAAAPFIAVWDDHEVANDTWKDGAENHNEGEGDFTQRKLAALQAYFEWLPVRPASEDDELTIYRSFDFGDLVSLHMLDTRIIGRDEQLNYANYYTPTGFDAAAFTADVSAPSRTLLGQAQMNWLQSQIAVSTATWQVLGQQVLMGRMLLPAEMLTALSNPAGADLASSLTELVTLKLRVQAGDPSLTPAEIARVNTVIPYNLDAWDGYAYEREVIFGLARSLDKNLVVLAGDTHNAWANNLSTLAGEPVGVEFATAGVTSPGLESYLGLPAAAIPSAEQAITTLVDDLEYLNASQRGYLLVTFTADEARADWRFVSTVKSSDYVVDDSRSKTLVSLPGSANRTLANAPI from the coding sequence ATGGCTGGTTTTACTCGGCGGGATTTTCTTCGTGCATCGGCGTTGGCATTGGGCGGTGTGGTGGTATCCACTGGCCTGCAGGGCTGCCTGAGCAGCAGCTCATCTTCATCAGACGCTACACCAGCGCGCCAGCTGGCATTTGAGCACGGCATTGCCAGTGGCGATCCGCTGGCGGACCGGATCATGATCTGGACGCGTGTCACGCCCAAGGACAGCTCAACCGCCGATGTTGAAGTAAGCTGGGAAGTCGCCAGCGATGCAGCCTTTACCGACCTGTTGCACAGCGGTACCGCCAGCACCGGCGAGGCGCGCGATTACACGCTCAAGGTTGATGTACAGAACCTCACGCCCGGCCAAAGCTACTTCTATCGATTCAAGGCAGCAGATCAGGTCTCGGCGGCTGGAAAAATGAAAACCCTGCCCGCCACCGGAATTGAGCAAGTGCGCTTCGCCGTGCTCTCGTGCTCCAACTTCCCGGCCGGTTACTTCCATGCCTATTCGCAGGCCGCACAGGAATCGGATCTCGACGCCGTGCTGCACCTGGGCGATTACATTTACGAATATGGCACCGGCGGCTACGCCACTGAAGACGCCGCCGCGCTGGGCCGCAGTCTGCCGCAAGACAACAACGGCGAACTGTTCAGTCTCGAGGATTACCGTAAGCGCTACGCGCTGTACCGCGGCGATGCCGACCTGCAGGCGCTGCACGCCGCCGCCCCCTTTATCGCCGTGTGGGATGACCACGAGGTAGCGAACGATACCTGGAAAGACGGCGCCGAAAACCATAACGAAGGCGAAGGTGACTTTACCCAGCGCAAGCTGGCCGCGCTGCAAGCCTACTTCGAATGGCTGCCAGTGCGCCCCGCCAGCGAGGACGATGAGCTGACCATCTACCGCAGCTTCGATTTCGGCGACCTGGTCAGCCTGCACATGCTCGACACTCGCATCATCGGCCGTGACGAGCAGCTCAACTACGCCAATTACTACACCCCTACCGGATTTGACGCTGCGGCGTTCACCGCCGATGTCAGCGCACCAAGTCGCACCCTGCTTGGCCAGGCGCAGATGAACTGGCTGCAAAGCCAGATAGCGGTATCCACCGCTACCTGGCAGGTGTTGGGCCAACAGGTACTGATGGGCCGTATGCTGTTGCCGGCAGAGATGCTGACGGCGCTGAGCAACCCAGCCGGCGCCGATCTGGCAAGCTCACTCACCGAGCTGGTTACCCTCAAGCTGCGCGTTCAGGCCGGCGACCCGAGCCTGACGCCGGCGGAGATTGCCCGCGTCAATACCGTGATCCCCTATAACCTGGATGCCTGGGATGGTTATGCCTACGAACGCGAAGTGATCTTCGGCCTGGCCCGCAGCCTGGACAAAAACCTGGTGGTACTCGCCGGCGATACCCATAACGCCTGGGCCAACAACCTCAGCACCCTGGCGGGTGAGCCGGTGGGTGTCGAGTTTGCTACTGCCGGCGTCACCTCGCCCGGACTGGAAAGCTACCTCGGCCTGCCCGCCGCAGCCATCCCCAGCGCCGAACAGGCGATCACCACGCTGGTGGATGACCTGGAGTACCTCAATGCCAGCCAGCGAGGCTACCTGCTGGTGACCTTCACCGCAGACGAGGCACGCGCCGACTGGCGCTTTGTCAGCACCGTGAAGTCCAGCGACTATGTGGTGGACGATAGCCGCAGCAAAACGCTCGTCAGCCTGCCCGGCAGCGCCAACCGCACGCTCGCGAATGCTCCGATTTAA
- a CDS encoding DUF2817 domain-containing protein gives MTDALHQIQRHLPEHTQLERLLHQAARHIRVTTPLHVPIGELSIPVRVIELGSRSPNAPVIGFFGGVHGVERIGTQVLISWLHSLVHRLDWDDQLREQLERVRLLFMPMINPGGIWHHRRSNLNGVDLMRNAPVDAMGPVPWLVSGHRISKRLPWYRGKLGSPMEPESAAVVKVVQERMQRSPFAISVDCHSGFGRRDRLWCSYARSHKPIAHIAEVLRLKRLFEQTYPNHHPYIIEPQSINYTTHGDLWDHLYDSGLEQHPDNLFLPFTLEMGSWLWVRKNPRQMFDYFGYFNPVISHRKQRVLRQHLPLFEFLTHATRCWRNWTPRPDERQELTRQAIEEWFIEPD, from the coding sequence ATGACCGACGCGCTCCACCAGATCCAACGCCACCTCCCCGAACATACCCAGCTGGAACGCCTGCTGCACCAGGCCGCACGCCACATTCGAGTGACCACACCGCTGCACGTTCCCATCGGCGAGTTGAGCATACCCGTGCGGGTTATTGAGCTGGGCAGCCGTTCACCCAATGCCCCGGTTATCGGTTTCTTTGGTGGTGTGCACGGCGTTGAACGTATCGGCACCCAGGTGCTGATTTCCTGGCTGCACAGCCTGGTGCACCGTCTTGACTGGGATGATCAGCTACGCGAGCAGCTCGAGCGCGTGCGGCTACTATTTATGCCGATGATCAACCCCGGCGGTATCTGGCATCACAGACGCAGCAACCTCAATGGCGTAGACCTGATGCGCAACGCACCGGTGGATGCCATGGGGCCGGTGCCCTGGCTGGTCAGCGGTCACCGCATCAGCAAGCGCCTGCCCTGGTATCGCGGCAAGTTGGGCTCACCCATGGAACCCGAATCGGCGGCGGTGGTGAAAGTCGTTCAGGAGCGCATGCAGCGCTCGCCCTTTGCCATCAGCGTGGATTGCCACAGCGGCTTCGGTCGGCGTGATCGGCTCTGGTGCAGCTACGCACGCAGTCACAAGCCCATCGCTCATATAGCCGAGGTGTTGCGCCTCAAGCGGCTGTTCGAGCAGACCTATCCCAACCACCACCCGTACATCATCGAACCCCAGTCGATCAATTACACCACCCACGGCGACCTCTGGGATCACCTGTACGATAGCGGGCTGGAACAGCACCCCGACAACCTGTTCCTGCCGTTCACGCTGGAGATGGGTTCCTGGCTCTGGGTGCGCAAGAACCCACGCCAGATGTTCGACTATTTCGGTTACTTCAACCCGGTGATCAGCCACCGCAAGCAGCGCGTGCTGCGGCAGCACCTGCCGCTGTTCGAGTTTCTTACCCACGCCACCCGATGCTGGCGCAACTGGACGCCGCGGCCAGACGAGCGGCAAGAACTCACCCGCCAGGCCATTGAAGAGTGGTTTATTGAGCCTGATTAA
- a CDS encoding serine hydrolase domain-containing protein — MEQSTCIAGMDVTRLDRIGDHLQRAYLEPGKLPGTLTLVARRGEITWLKAQGLRDVERGLAVERDTLFRIYSMTKPITSIALMQLYEQGRFLLDEPVHKYIPAWKDLRVYKTGSHPQMLTTAPERPMSIRDLLTHQSGLTYGFMNRTNVDAAYRSLKLDGGPGHTLDRLIDELSRLPLEFSPGTAWGYSVATDVCGYLVQVLSGLSLDEYFAKHIFQPLGMPDTFFTVPQDKLHRFAACYQYQPGDTFSLQDDPQNSAFAKAHGYLSGGGGLVSCIDDYYRFAQALANGGELDGARIIGRKTLEFMRMNHLPGNQDLPGVAIGSFSETPYDGTGFGLGFSVKTDVAKSQTNGSVGEYGWGGMASTNFFIDPVEDVLMIFMTQLIPSSTYAVRQELRAIINGALVD, encoded by the coding sequence ATGGAACAGAGCACCTGCATCGCCGGAATGGACGTTACCCGTCTGGATCGCATTGGCGACCACCTGCAACGCGCCTACCTTGAACCCGGCAAGCTGCCCGGCACTTTGACGCTGGTCGCCCGTCGCGGCGAAATCACCTGGCTGAAGGCGCAGGGCCTGCGCGACGTGGAGCGCGGGCTGGCCGTGGAGCGCGACACCCTGTTCCGCATTTACTCCATGACCAAGCCCATCACCTCGATTGCGCTGATGCAGTTGTACGAACAGGGTCGCTTTCTGCTTGATGAGCCGGTGCACAAATACATCCCCGCCTGGAAAGACCTGCGCGTCTACAAGACCGGCAGCCACCCGCAGATGCTGACCACCGCGCCCGAACGCCCAATGAGCATCCGCGACTTGCTGACCCACCAATCGGGCCTGACCTACGGCTTTATGAACCGAACCAACGTCGACGCTGCCTACCGCAGCCTGAAACTCGATGGCGGCCCTGGTCATACTCTGGACAGGTTGATCGACGAACTGTCGCGCCTGCCGCTGGAGTTTTCTCCAGGCACCGCCTGGGGCTACTCGGTCGCCACCGATGTGTGCGGCTACCTGGTCCAGGTACTCTCCGGCCTGAGCCTGGATGAGTACTTCGCCAAACATATCTTCCAGCCACTGGGCATGCCGGATACCTTCTTCACCGTGCCACAGGACAAGCTTCATCGCTTCGCCGCCTGCTATCAATATCAACCCGGCGACACCTTCAGCCTGCAGGACGACCCGCAGAACTCGGCCTTTGCCAAAGCCCACGGCTATTTGTCCGGCGGTGGCGGCCTGGTTTCCTGTATTGATGACTACTACCGCTTCGCCCAGGCACTGGCCAACGGCGGCGAGCTGGACGGTGCTCGCATCATCGGCCGCAAAACGCTGGAGTTCATGCGCATGAACCACCTGCCGGGCAATCAGGACCTGCCCGGCGTGGCCATCGGCTCCTTCAGCGAAACGCCCTATGACGGCACCGGCTTTGGCCTGGGCTTTTCGGTCAAGACCGATGTGGCCAAGTCGCAGACTAACGGTTCGGTGGGGGAATACGGTTGGGGAGGCATGGCCAGTACCAACTTCTTTATCGACCCGGTCGAGGATGTGCTGATGATCTTTATGACGCAGCTGATTCCATCTTCTACCTATGCGGTGCGGCAGGAGTTGCGGGCGATCATCAATGGGGCTTTGGTGGATTGA
- a CDS encoding YkgJ family cysteine cluster protein, with protein sequence MSEQSPCLNCGACCATFRVSFYWGETDSAPGGDVPTQLTEQISPYRACMQGTNQPKPRCVALLGTVGEGTRCSIYEKRSSPCRDFPYHGENGVDSPGCQQARAAHGLPPLPDSPLRPRLVPIIAA encoded by the coding sequence ATGAGCGAACAATCGCCCTGTCTGAATTGCGGTGCCTGTTGCGCCACTTTCAGGGTTTCTTTTTATTGGGGCGAGACAGACAGCGCGCCCGGCGGTGACGTACCCACCCAGCTTACCGAACAGATTTCCCCTTATCGCGCCTGCATGCAAGGTACCAACCAGCCCAAGCCGCGCTGTGTTGCGCTATTGGGCACCGTGGGTGAGGGCACGCGTTGCAGTATTTATGAAAAGCGTTCCAGCCCGTGCCGTGACTTTCCCTATCACGGTGAAAATGGCGTAGACAGCCCGGGTTGCCAGCAGGCGAGGGCGGCGCACGGGTTACCGCCGCTCCCGGATAGCCCACTTCGCCCCCGGCTGGTGCCGATCATCGCCGCCTGA